Proteins encoded within one genomic window of Triticum aestivum cultivar Chinese Spring chromosome 2D, IWGSC CS RefSeq v2.1, whole genome shotgun sequence:
- the LOC123053818 gene encoding calcium uptake protein, mitochondrial encodes MAPLRLLRSAVGRLRAAQSAGRAAFSSAAATTEAKATVREGVIAAAAAAVAGSGLGLWLMPPALADSGELARAAAPGQIAAAGQISADAGAVEERHEKKTRFLLADSYRRRVFFNYEKRIRLRSPPEKIFEYFASVRKPDGEMFMLPADLMRAVVPVFPPSESNVVREGRLRGEPSPGELHCAPSKFFVLFDTNTDGLISFAEYIFFVTLLSIPESSFSAAFKMFDVDLSGEIDKEEFKKVMALMRSYNRQGAAHRHGLRTGFKVGQSVENGGVVEYFFGNDGNEPLHFDKFTSFLKELHEEIIRLEFSHYDVKSTNTIPAKDFALSMVASADMNHISKLLDRADTLENDPYLKHLRITFEEFKAFADLRRRLESLTMAIFAYGQVNGLLTKQDLKRAAQHVCGVELTDRVVDIIFHVFDMNNDGHLSSEEFLRALQRREADIHQPAARGGPMGWLNPKNRSSLLQMLR; translated from the exons ATGGCACCCTTGAGACTCCTCCGGTCCGCCGTCGGACGGCTCAGGGCGGCGCAGTCCGCCGGCCGCGCAGCTTTCTCCAGCGCCGCCGCTACGACGGAGGCCAAGGCGACCGTCCGCGAGGGggtgatcgccgccgccgccgcggccgtcgCAGGGTCCGGGCTGGGGCTCTGGCTCATGCCGCCGGCGCTCGCGGACTCCGGCGAGctggcccgcgccgccgcgccaGGACAGATCGCCGCGGCCGGGCAGATCTCGGCGGACGCCGGCGCCGTGGAGGAGCGGCACGAGAAGAAGACGAGGTTCCTGCTCGCAG ACTCATACCGCCGAAGGGTGTTCTTCAACTACGAGAAACGGATACGGCTTCGCAGCCCTCCGGAAAAG ATTTTTGAGTACTTTGCGTCTGTGCGAAAACCGGATGGGGAAATGTTCATGTTGCCTGCCGACTTGATGAGAGCGGTGGTCCCTGTTTTCCCTCCATCGGAGTCGAACGTCGTGCGGGAAGGGAGGCTAAGGGGGGAACCCAGCCCCGGAGAGCTGCACTGCGCGCCATCCAAATTCTTTGTCCTGTTCGACACAAACACCGATGGTCTCATCTCATTTGCCGA GTACATCTTCTTTGTTACATTACTCAGCATTCCTGAGTCAAGCTTCAGTGCGGCCTTCAAAATGTTCGACGTTGATCTCAGTGG GGAGATAGACAAAGAAGAGTTCAAGAAAGTAATGGCATTGATGCGGTCCTATAACAGACAAGGAGCTGCCCATAGGCATGGCTTACGTACAGGATTTAAAGTTGGCCAGTCTGTGGAAAATGGTGGGGTTGTTGAGTATTTCTTTGGTAATGATGGGAATGAACCTCTACACTTTGATAAGTTCACAAGTTTTTTGAAGGAATTGCATGAAGAG ATTATTCGTCTGGAATTCAGTCATTATGATGTCAAGTCGACGAACACTATCCCGGCAAAGGATTTTGCACTGTCCATGGTGGCTTCTGCTGACATGAATCACATTAGCAAGCTACTTGATAGAGCTGATACGTTGGAAAATGACCCTTATCTCAAGCACTTGCGCATTACCTTTGAG GAGTTTAAGGCATTTGCTGATTTACGCCGAAGATTAGAATCATTGACGATGGCTATATTTGCTTATGGTCAAGTAAATGGGCTGTTGACAAAGCAGGATCTGAAGCGTGCAGCACAGCAT GTCTGTGGTGTTGAATTAACCGACAGAGTGGTGGACATCATTTTCCATGTGTTTGACATGAACAATGATGGGCACCTGAGCTCAGAGGAGTTCCTGAGAGCACTACAAAGACGAGAAGCCGATATTCATCAGCCAGCGGCGCGAGGAGGTCCCATGGGCTGGCTGAACCCTAAAAATCGTTCTTCGCTCCTACAGATGCTGCGCTAG